The proteins below come from a single Triplophysa rosa linkage group LG12, Trosa_1v2, whole genome shotgun sequence genomic window:
- the cracr2aa gene encoding EF-hand calcium-binding domain-containing protein 4B isoform X1, producing the protein MEAMPAFSSTCGSKVDRLSHRKAEGKRETPSDSECSTVLEKTQEFFQICDIESKGFITQRDMQRLHRELPLSAEELENVFDTLDTDGNGYLTFDEFSSGFSEFMFGPGVPSVEPHSAVESLSQQTTEVLYESQWEEGFTGGEDDEEKHFCMLMENLGASKIFEDPAEVRSLWAQLRRDEPHLLSNFEEFLARVTYQIKDATQEKNEMETALKRKAATHDSEIQRLYEEMEQQIKNEKDRILQEDSERFLSHSQDLEHQLSAKEVELESLSNKQKRLERQCRELHSEQRETAVENVKLKRYNEDLSHELEHTSQELSLAHEQLLMLQEQSSRIHDDRDMEIYRVTESLQRERASLLKQLDLLREMNKHLRDERDVCYQKPKNSGAKLQWMQRSGSITMKYPERKPSFKSDGEEEVPPHSKSKNVMGVNGHIVDLEDIVDGRPSPKHQLKRIISIEEDHLPHLLQQGYQAQLRQLGEDEEFEEGIDLQMSNIYPTTSTPTSVSPPPESRDAQTPTSPRGQPVGKETVQSEEGTRSGPDRLFKIVLVGNSSVGKTSLLRRFCDDCFHPGTCATVGIDYSVKTLLVDNSQVALQLWDTAGQERYRSITKQFFRKADGVVVVYDITNIQTFTAVRQWLANVQEGAGEDIPIMLLGNKTDLDAQREIPLGMGEKLAKDSQLIFYECSAFSAHNVMEAMVNMARVLKEQEDREKEKTVSLVDSPTKKKSCC; encoded by the exons ATGGAAGCCATGCCAGCTTTCTCCAGCACCTGTGGCTCCAAGGTGGATCGGCTATCCCACCGTAAAGCTGAGGGAAAACGGGAGACCCCCAGTGACAGCGAATGCAGCACTGTGCTGGAAAAGACTCAAGAGTTTTTCCAGATTTGCGACATAGAGAGCAAGGGCTTCATCACGCAACGGGACATGCAG CGGCTACACAGAGAGCTGCCGTTGAGTGCTGAAGAGCTTGAGAACGTCTTTGACACTCTGGACACGGATGGAAATGGATATCTGACATTTGATGAGTTCTCCTCCGGCTTCA GTGAGTTCATGTTTGGTCCAGGTGTGCCGTCGGTCGAACCGCACTCGGCTgttgaatcgctctcgcagcAGACTACAGAGGTGCTCTATGAGAGCCAATGGGAGGAAGGTTTCACTGGTGGTGAGGATGATGAAGAGAAACATTTCTGCATGCTAATGGAAAACCTGGGGGCCAGTAAAATCTTTGAAGA TCCAGCAGAGGTGCGGAGCCTGTGGGCCCAACTCAGAAGAGATGAACCACACCTCCTGTCCAATTTTGAGGAATTTCTTGCCAGAGTCACTTATCAGATCAAAGATGCCACCCAGGAGAAAAATGAAATGGAGACTGCCCTAAAAAG GAAAGCGGCGACGCACGATAGTGAGATCCAGAGGCTATATGAAGAAATGGAACAGCAGATTAAAAATGAGAAAGACAGGATTCTTCAAGAG GACTCGGAGCGGTTCCTTTCTCATAGTCAAGACTTGGAACATCAGCTTTCCGCTAAGGAGGTAGAGTTGGAAAGCctttctaacaaacagaaaagg CTGGAGCGTCAGTGTCGAGAGCTGCACAGCGAGCAGCGCGAGACGGCGGTGGAGAACGTGAAGCTGAAGCGGTATAATGAGGACCTGAGCCATGAGCTGGAGCACACGTCTCAAGAGCTCAGCCTCGCCCACGAGCAACTGCTGATGCTTCAGGAGCAGTCCTCACGAATACACGACGACAGAGACAT GGAGATTTACAGGGTAACAGAGagtctgcagagagagagagcgagtctCCTCAAACAGCTTGATTTACTCAG GGAAATGAACAAACATTTACGAGATGAAAGAGACGTATGCTATCAG AAACCCAAGAATTCTGGTGCAAAACTGCAATGGATGCAGAGATCTGGATCAATTACAATGAAATACCCTGAACGGAAGCCGTCGTTTAAGAG TGATGGCGAGGAAGAGGTTCCACCACATTCCAAATCGAAGAATGTGATGGGTGTAAACGGTCACATCGTGGATTTGGAGGACATTGTAGACGGACGACCTTCACCCAAACACCAGCTAAAGAGGATCATCTCCATCGAAGAGGACCATCTCCCTCACCTCCTGCAGCAGGGTTATCAGGCTCAGCTCAGACAATTGGGTGAAGATGAGGAGTTTGAAGAGGGCATCGACCTCCAGATGAGCAATATCTACCCCACAACCAGCACTCCCACCTCTGTTTCACCCCCTCCAGAAAGCAGAGATGCACAAACGCCTACCTCACCCAGAGGGCAACCCGTGGGCAAAGAGACCGTCCAGTCG gagGAAGGGACCCGTTCAGGTCCAGATCGCCTGTTTAAGATTGTTCTGGTGGGGAATTCAAGTGTTGGTAAAACGTCTCTTTTACGACGCTTTTGTGACGACTGTTTTCACCCCGGGACATGTGCCACTGTAG GGATTGACTACAGTGTTAAGACGCTGTTGGTGGACAACAGTCAGGTCGCACTGCAGCTGTGGGATACAGCAGGACAGGAGAG GTATCGCAGCATCACCAAGCAGTTTTTCCGCAAGGCTGATGGCGTGGTAGTCGTGTATGACATCACTAATATACAGACATTCACAGCCGTGAGGCAGTGGCTCGCCAACGTGCAG GAGGGAGCGGGTGAGGACATTCCCATCATGCTCCTGGGGAATAAGACCGATCTGGATGCTCAGAGAGAGATTCCGCTCGGAATGGGAGAGAAATTAGCCAAG GACTCCCAGTTGATTTTCTATGAGTGTAGTGCTTTTTCTGCCCACAATGTGATGGAGGCCATGGTTAACATGGCGAG AGTTTTAAAAGAACAAGAGGATCGTGAGAAAGAGAAAACCGTGTCGCTTGTTGACAGTCCTACAAAGAAGAAGTCCTGCTGTTAG
- the cracr2aa gene encoding EF-hand calcium-binding domain-containing protein 4B isoform X2 translates to MFGPGVPSVEPHSAVESLSQQTTEVLYESQWEEGFTGGEDDEEKHFCMLMENLGASKIFEDPAEVRSLWAQLRRDEPHLLSNFEEFLARVTYQIKDATQEKNEMETALKRKAATHDSEIQRLYEEMEQQIKNEKDRILQEDSERFLSHSQDLEHQLSAKEVELESLSNKQKRLERQCRELHSEQRETAVENVKLKRYNEDLSHELEHTSQELSLAHEQLLMLQEQSSRIHDDRDMEIYRVTESLQRERASLLKQLDLLREMNKHLRDERDVCYQKPKNSGAKLQWMQRSGSITMKYPERKPSFKSDGEEEVPPHSKSKNVMGVNGHIVDLEDIVDGRPSPKHQLKRIISIEEDHLPHLLQQGYQAQLRQLGEDEEFEEGIDLQMSNIYPTTSTPTSVSPPPESRDAQTPTSPRGQPVGKETVQSEEGTRSGPDRLFKIVLVGNSSVGKTSLLRRFCDDCFHPGTCATVGIDYSVKTLLVDNSQVALQLWDTAGQERYRSITKQFFRKADGVVVVYDITNIQTFTAVRQWLANVQEGAGEDIPIMLLGNKTDLDAQREIPLGMGEKLAKDSQLIFYECSAFSAHNVMEAMVNMARVLKEQEDREKEKTVSLVDSPTKKKSCC, encoded by the exons ATGTTTGGTCCAGGTGTGCCGTCGGTCGAACCGCACTCGGCTgttgaatcgctctcgcagcAGACTACAGAGGTGCTCTATGAGAGCCAATGGGAGGAAGGTTTCACTGGTGGTGAGGATGATGAAGAGAAACATTTCTGCATGCTAATGGAAAACCTGGGGGCCAGTAAAATCTTTGAAGA TCCAGCAGAGGTGCGGAGCCTGTGGGCCCAACTCAGAAGAGATGAACCACACCTCCTGTCCAATTTTGAGGAATTTCTTGCCAGAGTCACTTATCAGATCAAAGATGCCACCCAGGAGAAAAATGAAATGGAGACTGCCCTAAAAAG GAAAGCGGCGACGCACGATAGTGAGATCCAGAGGCTATATGAAGAAATGGAACAGCAGATTAAAAATGAGAAAGACAGGATTCTTCAAGAG GACTCGGAGCGGTTCCTTTCTCATAGTCAAGACTTGGAACATCAGCTTTCCGCTAAGGAGGTAGAGTTGGAAAGCctttctaacaaacagaaaagg CTGGAGCGTCAGTGTCGAGAGCTGCACAGCGAGCAGCGCGAGACGGCGGTGGAGAACGTGAAGCTGAAGCGGTATAATGAGGACCTGAGCCATGAGCTGGAGCACACGTCTCAAGAGCTCAGCCTCGCCCACGAGCAACTGCTGATGCTTCAGGAGCAGTCCTCACGAATACACGACGACAGAGACAT GGAGATTTACAGGGTAACAGAGagtctgcagagagagagagcgagtctCCTCAAACAGCTTGATTTACTCAG GGAAATGAACAAACATTTACGAGATGAAAGAGACGTATGCTATCAG AAACCCAAGAATTCTGGTGCAAAACTGCAATGGATGCAGAGATCTGGATCAATTACAATGAAATACCCTGAACGGAAGCCGTCGTTTAAGAG TGATGGCGAGGAAGAGGTTCCACCACATTCCAAATCGAAGAATGTGATGGGTGTAAACGGTCACATCGTGGATTTGGAGGACATTGTAGACGGACGACCTTCACCCAAACACCAGCTAAAGAGGATCATCTCCATCGAAGAGGACCATCTCCCTCACCTCCTGCAGCAGGGTTATCAGGCTCAGCTCAGACAATTGGGTGAAGATGAGGAGTTTGAAGAGGGCATCGACCTCCAGATGAGCAATATCTACCCCACAACCAGCACTCCCACCTCTGTTTCACCCCCTCCAGAAAGCAGAGATGCACAAACGCCTACCTCACCCAGAGGGCAACCCGTGGGCAAAGAGACCGTCCAGTCG gagGAAGGGACCCGTTCAGGTCCAGATCGCCTGTTTAAGATTGTTCTGGTGGGGAATTCAAGTGTTGGTAAAACGTCTCTTTTACGACGCTTTTGTGACGACTGTTTTCACCCCGGGACATGTGCCACTGTAG GGATTGACTACAGTGTTAAGACGCTGTTGGTGGACAACAGTCAGGTCGCACTGCAGCTGTGGGATACAGCAGGACAGGAGAG GTATCGCAGCATCACCAAGCAGTTTTTCCGCAAGGCTGATGGCGTGGTAGTCGTGTATGACATCACTAATATACAGACATTCACAGCCGTGAGGCAGTGGCTCGCCAACGTGCAG GAGGGAGCGGGTGAGGACATTCCCATCATGCTCCTGGGGAATAAGACCGATCTGGATGCTCAGAGAGAGATTCCGCTCGGAATGGGAGAGAAATTAGCCAAG GACTCCCAGTTGATTTTCTATGAGTGTAGTGCTTTTTCTGCCCACAATGTGATGGAGGCCATGGTTAACATGGCGAG AGTTTTAAAAGAACAAGAGGATCGTGAGAAAGAGAAAACCGTGTCGCTTGTTGACAGTCCTACAAAGAAGAAGTCCTGCTGTTAG